DNA from Agathobaculum sp. NTUH-O15-33:
ACCAAAATGCGGTCGCAAATACCGAGCAGCTCGGGCAGCTCGGACGAAATGACGATCACGGCCACGCCCTTTGCGGTCAGCCGGTGGATCAACGTATAAATTTCCGCCTTCGCGCCCACATCGATGCCGCGCGTCGGCTCGTCCAGAATCATAATGGAGGGCTCGGCCGCCATCCACTTGGCCAAAATGCCCTTTTGCTGGTTGCCGCCGCTGAAATTGCCGATCTTCCGGCGCGCATCGTTCGGGCGAATCTGTAAATCCTCCATGCTGCGCGCGACCAGCGCGGCCTTGCGGCTGGAGATAAAGGCGCCCGCGACCGTGAGCCGGTCGTGGCTTGCCAGACAGATGTTATCCGCCATGGACAGGCCGAGCACCGCGCCTTCGTTTTTGCGGTCCTCCGGCACGAGCGCGATACCCGCCGCGCGGGCCTGCTGCGGCGAACGGATCCGCACGGGCTTGCCGCCCACCAGCACCTCGCCCCCGCTCGGCGTGAGCGCGCCGAAGATCGCTTTCATGATTTCGCTGCGGCCCGCGCCCACCAGACCGGAAAAGCCCAGCGTTTCGCCCCGGCGCACCGCGAAGCTCACATCGCGGAACAGCGTGGGGTGGGTCAGCCCGCGCACCTCCAGCGCGGTCTCCGACCCGATCGCGTTGTGCTTGGGCGGGTAGTATTCGCTCAGTTCGCGGCCCACCATCAAGCTGACGATACGGTCCTTTTCCACGGTACGCGCGCCGTTGTCCAGCGTTTGGATGAACCGTCCGTCGCGCAAAACGGTGATGCGGTCGCACATCTGGAGGATCTCCTCCAAACGGTGCGAAATGTAAATGATCGAAATGCCCTTGGCCGTCAGCTCGCGCATGACGCGAAACAGGCTTTCGGTTTCCTTGTTCGTGAGCACGGCGGTCGGTTCGTCCATGACGAGTATCTCGATATCGTTGAAGATCGCCTTGCCGATCTCAACCAGCTGCTGCATGGCGACGCTCAGGTACTTGACCTTTTGCGCGCAGTTACAGTCCGGCACGCCAAGGCGCGCCATGACTTCCCGCGCCTGCCGCTGCATCGCGCCGCGGCTGAGATGCATGCCCACGGTGGTCAGTTCCCGGCCGAGGAAAATGTTTGAGGCGATGTCGAGCGTTTTGACCAGATTGAACTCCTGATAGATCACGCCAACCTTGTTTTGCAGCGAATCGTGCGGGCAGGTGATTGTAACCTGCCGCCCGCCGATTTCGATCTCGCCCTCCTCCGGGCGGTAAACGCCGCCCAGCACCTTCATCAGGGTTGATTTGCCCGCGCCGTTTTCGCCGACCAGCGCGTGTATTTCGCCCTTTCGCAGGTCAAAATCCACATGGTCAAGCGCGAGCACGCCGGGGAACCGCTTGGTGATGCCCCGCATATTGAGCACCGGCTGCATACTAATCCCTCCCCCGCGCTCACTTTTTCTTTTTCGACTGCGCGAAATAGTCCACCGCACACACCAAAATGATGATCGCGCCGACCGCGACCGTCTGCCAGTACATGTTGACGTCCAGCATCACCAAGCTGTTTTTGATGATGCCGAGCAGCAGCGCGCCGAACAGCGTGCCGACCACCGTGCCCTCGCCGCCGGAAAGCGCCGTGCCGCCGACGATGGTGGCCGCGATGGTATCCATATCAAAGCTGTTGCCCGCGTTTGGGTTGCCCGCGTTCAAGCGGCCCACCATGATCACGCCCGCGATGCCGCAAAGCAGCCCGGCGAGCGAATACACCAGCACCTTATACCGCTTGACATTGATGCCGGACAGCATGGTGGCGGTCTCGTTGCCGCCAATGCTCAGAATGCGCGTGCCAAACGAGGTATAGCCCAGCAGATAGACCGCCGCCGCGACGATGACCAGCATGATGATCGCCATGATCGGGATCATGCCGATCGAATTGTTGCCAAGGGCGAGCACAAACCCGTTATTCGTTGAGATGGGAAAGCCCTGTGTGATGATGTACGTCAGGCCTCTGGCGATGTTCGCCATGCCCATGGTCACGATAAAGGGCGGCAGGTTCAGCCGGGTGATGAACAGGCCGTTGAGCAGGCCGATCAGCACGCAGGTCAGGACGCCGACAAGGATCGCGCCCCATGAATTCATGCCGATGGACATGAATTTGGTCATGACGATGCCGCCCAGACCGAGCGAATAACCGACCGATAGGTCGATACCCCCGGTGATCATGATAAAGGTTTGCCCGACCGCAATGATCGCGACAAGGCTGATCTGCTTTAAAATATTGACGAAGTTCTGCGTGGAAAAAAACGTATCCGGCCGGGCGACCGACATACCGACGAGGATAAGCACCAGAAAAATAAACATGGCGCTTTCGCGGCGCTGTACGATCTGCTTGAATGAGACCTGGGCCTTATGATTATCGGGGCTGCGCATCTTGCATCACGCTCCTTGGGGTAAAAAGTTTAAGAAAGGCGGGGCGGATGAAACCGCCGTTCATCCGCCCCGCCGGCCACGCTTTATGATTCGACGAAGGAAGGCTCGTCCGGATAGGTATCGATATTGTCAAGGGTGATCTCGATCGAGCCGGTGTCCGTGTAATCCTGCACCGTCTTGCCGTCGCACAGATCGTTCAGCAGATCGAGCACGCTGACGCCCCACGAGGTCTGCCGCTGGGCGACGATGGCCTTGATATAACCATCCTTCATGCCCTGCAGGTTGTCGGGCATGTCGTCAAACGTGATGATCAGGTGTTCGGGGTCGTTCTGCCAGCCCATGGCCTTCCAGACCGATACCGCCGCCGGGCCCGCCGTCGCGTCGATGCCGATGATGGCGTCAAAGTCGCTGTGCGCCTGAATCATGTTTTCCGTCGCGGTGACGGCCTTCTGCGCGTCGCCCTCGCTGGTCTGCGTATCGATGATCTGAATATCCGGGCACTTTTCGCCAAGGTATTCCTTGATGCCGCGAATGCGCTCGTTCAGGCTCATCTGCGTGGGCAGACCGGTCAGAATCATGATGTTGCCCTTGCCGCCGAGGTTCTTTTCGATCACGGCGCCCATGTGGCGGCCCGCGTTGTAGTTGTCCGTGCCGATGTAGGCCAGACGCTTGCTGTTCGGCGAATCGGTCTCAAAGCAAATGACCTTGATGCCCGCCTCGAGCGCTTTGTCAATGGTAGAAGCCAGCGCGTCCGGGTCGGTCGGGCCGACGGCGATGCCGTCCACCCCCATCGAGATCAGGTTTTCCACGATCTCGATCTGCTGCTGCGCGTTCGAGGAATCGGGCGCCTTGGTGATGACCTTCCAGCCTTTTTCCGCGCCGTACTCTTCAGCGTCCACGCCGATGGGTTCAAAGAACGGGTGGACGATCGGGAACACCACCGCGAAGGTGCGGCCATCCGCCCCGGCATCGCCCGCCGCGTCCGCCGGTTGGCCGGTCTGGCTCGGCTCGTCCTGCTTTGCGGCGGGCTTATCGCCGCACGCGGTCAGAGTCAGCGCCATTCCCGCCGCCAAAAATCCGGCAAAGATCCGTTTTAAATGATTCTTCATCTTTATTTCCTCCTTCAATCCGCATATCCTTGGGCCTCTCTCCCTGTGCTTTTATGCTACCAGATTATGCTTGCCCCGAATAGATAAATTCTTTTGATTAACCTGTCTTATTTTTCGTTTCTGCGCTGCACCTCTGTTTTTTCCAGCCGTGGTTTTCTATAATAAGAGAAGAGAAGTGTAAAGCGCCGCGACCGGGGAAGGAGCCGCATCATGCTGCAATCGTTTACCAAGAAAACCACGTTCCAGCGCATGCTGGTCTATTCCTTTTCCCTGCTGTCCGCCGCGATCATCCTATGCGTGGGCGGGTGGTCGGTGTACACGGTATCCCGCCACGCGGTGAAAAATATGGAGCACACGGTCGAGCAGAGCGCGAATTACATCAACCAAAATACCTCCATCTTGTTTTCAGACGCGATCGCCGCGTTTTCGCTTTCCAAAAATTACAGCGTGTCGCGTTTTCTCGTGCCGTCGGCGCAAACCAACGCGTACCGATCCGCGCAGGCGCTGCAAAGCCTGTTCGCCAACTGGCGGCTGGTGCAGGAAAGCGATTCCCCCATTGTCGATCTGAGCATTATCGGCATGCGCCGCAACGCTTACAGCGAACGAAACGGCTTTTTCTACGCCGACGCGGCTTTTCTGGAATCCGACCAATTCACCGAGCTGGCCAAAGCGCCGCGCGCCATCCATATCTGGGGCATGCCCGATCCGCTTTCCGATCAGGCGTGGGAACGCGAGGCGGTCTGTCTGGCGACGGGCATTTTCAAAACCGGCACGAACGAGCTGGCCGGGATCATGCGCGTCAGCCTGCGCCGCAACTACCTGACCGATGTGCTGATGGATTCCCGCATTTCAGAGGGCGGCCATGTGCTGATCCTAGACCGATCGGGCACGCTGGTTTTCTCGGACGCGCCCGAGGCCGAAACGCTGCTTTCCGCCGAACAGTGCGCGCGCATCGTTTCCACGGACGGACAGAGCGGCGCCTTCAGCGCCAAGCTGCACGGAGAAAAGTCCCTGATCGCCTACCGGGCGCTGGACCAGATCGACTGGTTCATCGTTTCGACCGCGCCGGAACACCAGCTGATGCGCCCGACACGCACGATCATTCTCTCGATCGGGCTTTCGCTGTTCGCGGCGGTGACGCTGATCTGCGGTATCAACATCCTTATCTCCCGCGGCCTGTCGCGGCCGCTGATCGAGCTGACCGGCCACATGCAAAAGGCCGCCGCGGGCGATCTGGACGTGATCGCGCCGGTCGGCGGCGGGCGAGAGATCCAGTTTTTGTGCGAAAGCTTCAACGGCATGCTGGTCAATATCAAGGCGCTGATGGCGCGCGTGGTGGAGGAACAGCAAAATTTGCAGCGCAGCGAGCTGAAAGCCCTGCAAGAGCAGATCAACCCGCATTTTTTGTATAACTCGATGGACAGCGCCGTGTGGGCCGCCGAAAACGGCGACAGCAAGGAGGTCATCGACCTTTTGATGTCGCTATCCAACTTCTATAAGCTGACGCTCAGCGGCGGCATGGATATCGTGCCGCTGAAACGGGAAATAGAGCACGCGCGGAGTTATCTGGAAGTGCTGCACATGCGTTACTTCGACCTGTTTGATTACGAGATCCAAACAAAGGGCGACCTCGCGGATATCATGTTTCCCAAGATCATCTTGCAGCCGCTGGCGGAAAACGCCATCTACCACGGCATCAAGGAGCGCCGCTATCCCGCGGGCGAAAAGGGCAAGCTGCTCATTGCGGTTCGGCGCGAGGACGCGTTTCTCCATATCGAGGTGCGGGACAACGGCGCGGGCATGGCGCCGGACGAGCTAAGCCGCCTGCGCGCGCGCATCGC
Protein-coding regions in this window:
- a CDS encoding sugar ABC transporter ATP-binding protein; this translates as MQPVLNMRGITKRFPGVLALDHVDFDLRKGEIHALVGENGAGKSTLMKVLGGVYRPEEGEIEIGGRQVTITCPHDSLQNKVGVIYQEFNLVKTLDIASNIFLGRELTTVGMHLSRGAMQRQAREVMARLGVPDCNCAQKVKYLSVAMQQLVEIGKAIFNDIEILVMDEPTAVLTNKETESLFRVMRELTAKGISIIYISHRLEEILQMCDRITVLRDGRFIQTLDNGARTVEKDRIVSLMVGRELSEYYPPKHNAIGSETALEVRGLTHPTLFRDVSFAVRRGETLGFSGLVGAGRSEIMKAIFGALTPSGGEVLVGGKPVRIRSPQQARAAGIALVPEDRKNEGAVLGLSMADNICLASHDRLTVAGAFISSRKAALVARSMEDLQIRPNDARRKIGNFSGGNQQKGILAKWMAAEPSIMILDEPTRGIDVGAKAEIYTLIHRLTAKGVAVIVISSELPELLGICDRILVVRSGRINGEFTKAQFDQDAIMRASIE
- a CDS encoding ABC transporter permease; translated protein: MRSPDNHKAQVSFKQIVQRRESAMFIFLVLILVGMSVARPDTFFSTQNFVNILKQISLVAIIAVGQTFIMITGGIDLSVGYSLGLGGIVMTKFMSIGMNSWGAILVGVLTCVLIGLLNGLFITRLNLPPFIVTMGMANIARGLTYIITQGFPISTNNGFVLALGNNSIGMIPIMAIIMLVIVAAAVYLLGYTSFGTRILSIGGNETATMLSGINVKRYKVLVYSLAGLLCGIAGVIMVGRLNAGNPNAGNSFDMDTIAATIVGGTALSGGEGTVVGTLFGALLLGIIKNSLVMLDVNMYWQTVAVGAIIILVCAVDYFAQSKKKK
- a CDS encoding substrate-binding domain-containing protein, with product MKNHLKRIFAGFLAAGMALTLTACGDKPAAKQDEPSQTGQPADAAGDAGADGRTFAVVFPIVHPFFEPIGVDAEEYGAEKGWKVITKAPDSSNAQQQIEIVENLISMGVDGIAVGPTDPDALASTIDKALEAGIKVICFETDSPNSKRLAYIGTDNYNAGRHMGAVIEKNLGGKGNIMILTGLPTQMSLNERIRGIKEYLGEKCPDIQIIDTQTSEGDAQKAVTATENMIQAHSDFDAIIGIDATAGPAAVSVWKAMGWQNDPEHLIITFDDMPDNLQGMKDGYIKAIVAQRQTSWGVSVLDLLNDLCDGKTVQDYTDTGSIEITLDNIDTYPDEPSFVES
- a CDS encoding cache domain-containing sensor histidine kinase is translated as MLQSFTKKTTFQRMLVYSFSLLSAAIILCVGGWSVYTVSRHAVKNMEHTVEQSANYINQNTSILFSDAIAAFSLSKNYSVSRFLVPSAQTNAYRSAQALQSLFANWRLVQESDSPIVDLSIIGMRRNAYSERNGFFYADAAFLESDQFTELAKAPRAIHIWGMPDPLSDQAWEREAVCLATGIFKTGTNELAGIMRVSLRRNYLTDVLMDSRISEGGHVLILDRSGTLVFSDAPEAETLLSAEQCARIVSTDGQSGAFSAKLHGEKSLIAYRALDQIDWFIVSTAPEHQLMRPTRTIILSIGLSLFAAVTLICGINILISRGLSRPLIELTGHMQKAAAGDLDVIAPVGGGREIQFLCESFNGMLVNIKALMARVVEEQQNLQRSELKALQEQINPHFLYNSMDSAVWAAENGDSKEVIDLLMSLSNFYKLTLSGGMDIVPLKREIEHARSYLEVLHMRYFDLFDYEIQTKGDLADIMFPKIILQPLAENAIYHGIKERRYPAGEKGKLLIAVRREDAFLHIEVRDNGAGMAPDELSRLRARIASDQITPDACYGLQNVNQRLRLFFGPAYGLRIRAGPMRGCTVSLSVPLCFDRKETEDAL